Proteins encoded by one window of Blautia luti:
- a CDS encoding kinase → MRLEKVQEALNTKNIKYEYTEENGCGSLDFMFRGLRFHVWEYEDRVWGAETNVFEAGRSQDIEGDYEEIISREILSWPDMMPGMQ, encoded by the coding sequence ATGCGGTTAGAAAAAGTGCAGGAAGCGTTAAACACAAAGAACATAAAATATGAATATACAGAAGAGAACGGATGCGGAAGTCTGGATTTCATGTTCCGGGGTCTGAGATTTCATGTATGGGAATATGAAGACCGCGTCTGGGGCGCCGAGACGAATGTATTTGAAGCTGGCAGAAGTCAGGATATCGAGGGAGATTACGAAGAAATCATTTCCCGTGAAATCCTCTCATGGCCGGATATGATGCCGGGAATGCAGTAA
- a CDS encoding DUF6472 family protein, with product MSDAVNCEYCVNYSYDDDYECYTCEVNLDEDEMVKFITGNFHQCPYFKMGDEYRIVRKQM from the coding sequence ATGTCCGATGCAGTAAACTGCGAATATTGTGTAAACTACAGCTACGATGACGATTACGAATGCTATACCTGCGAGGTGAATCTCGATGAGGACGAGATGGTGAAATTTATCACCGGAAATTTCCACCAGTGCCCATATTTTAAAATGGGCGACGAATATCGTATCGTGCGTAAACAGATGTAA
- the upp gene encoding uracil phosphoribosyltransferase, which translates to MENVYIMDHPLIQHKISMLRNKNTGTNEFRKLVEEIGILMGYEALRDLPVEDVEVETPIETCMTPMISGKKLAVVPVLRAGLGMVNSILTLVPSAKVGHVGLYRDPVTHEPHEYYCKLPESIDERIAVIVDPMLATGGSAEAAIDFVKKQGGKNIKFMCIIAAPEGLKRLHEAHPDVQIYCGHLDRELNDHAYICPGLGDAGDRIFGTK; encoded by the coding sequence ATGGAAAACGTTTATATCATGGATCACCCGCTGATCCAGCACAAGATTTCTATGCTGAGAAACAAGAATACAGGAACAAATGAATTCCGTAAACTGGTAGAAGAGATCGGAATTCTTATGGGATACGAAGCCCTGAGAGATCTTCCTGTAGAAGATGTAGAAGTAGAAACTCCGATCGAAACCTGTATGACTCCGATGATCTCAGGAAAGAAACTGGCAGTTGTTCCGGTTCTCCGTGCAGGTCTTGGAATGGTAAACAGCATCCTTACACTTGTACCGTCAGCAAAAGTAGGTCATGTAGGACTCTATCGTGATCCTGTAACACATGAACCGCACGAATACTACTGCAAACTTCCGGAATCCATTGATGAACGTATTGCAGTCATCGTAGACCCGATGCTTGCAACCGGCGGTTCCGCAGAAGCAGCTATTGACTTCGTCAAAAAACAGGGCGGCAAGAACATCAAATTTATGTGTATTATTGCAGCTCCTGAAGGACTTAAACGTCTCCACGAAGCACACCCGGATGTACAGATTTACTGCGGTCACCTTGACCGTGAATTAAACGACCACGCCTACATCTGCCCGGGACTTGGGGATGCAGGAGACAGAATTTTCGGTACAAAGTAA
- the rplL gene encoding 50S ribosomal protein L7/L12, producing MAKLTTEEFIAAIKELSVLELNDLVKACEEEFGVSAAAGVVVAAAGAAGEAAEEKDEFDVELAEVGPNKVKVIKVVREVTGLGLKEAKEMVDGAPKVVKEGASKAEAEDIKTKLEAEGAKVNLK from the coding sequence ATGGCAAAATTAACAACAGAAGAATTTATTGCAGCAATCAAAGAATTATCTGTATTAGAATTAAACGACTTAGTAAAAGCTTGTGAAGAAGAATTTGGTGTATCCGCAGCAGCAGGTGTTGTAGTAGCAGCAGCTGGAGCAGCTGGAGAAGCAGCTGAAGAAAAAGATGAGTTCGACGTAGAACTTGCAGAAGTTGGACCAAACAAAGTTAAAGTTATCAAAGTTGTTCGTGAAGTAACTGGCTTAGGTCTTAAAGAAGCTAAAGAAATGGTTGACGGAGCTCCTAAGGTTGTTAAAGAAGGCGCATCCAAAGCAGAAGCTGAAGACATCAAGACAAAACTTGAAGCTGAAGGCGCTAAGGTTAACCTTAAATAA
- the rplJ gene encoding 50S ribosomal protein L10 — protein sequence MAKVELKQPIVEEIINNVKDAESVVLVNYSGLTVEQDTALRKELREAGVQYKVYKNTMMHRAFEGTQCEELIQHLHGTNALAISATDATAPARILDKFAKKNPALELIAGVVEGNYNDQAGIQALAGIPSREELLGKLLGSIQSPITNFARVLNQIAEKNGSEAAAE from the coding sequence ATGGCAAAAGTAGAACTTAAACAACCGATCGTAGAAGAAATCATCAACAACGTGAAAGATGCAGAATCTGTAGTACTTGTTAACTACAGCGGTCTTACAGTTGAACAGGATACTGCTTTACGTAAGGAATTAAGAGAAGCTGGTGTTCAGTATAAAGTATACAAGAACACAATGATGCATCGTGCATTCGAAGGTACTCAGTGCGAAGAACTTATCCAGCACTTACATGGAACAAACGCTCTGGCAATTTCTGCTACAGACGCAACTGCTCCTGCAAGAATCCTTGATAAATTCGCAAAGAAGAACCCGGCTTTAGAGTTGATCGCAGGTGTCGTTGAAGGAAACTACAACGATCAGGCAGGTATTCAGGCACTGGCTGGAATCCCGTCCAGAGAAGAACTTCTTGGCAAACTGCTTGGAAGCATCCAGTCTCCGATTACAAACTTCGCTCGTGTGCTTAATCAGATCGCTGAGAAAAACGGCTCTGAAGCAGCAGCTGAATAA
- a CDS encoding SGNH/GDSL hydrolase family protein produces the protein MGRYKIRKTVLAAGLAVICMFSNVCGAETAGPPRPAALTVTPSPTPGLTVTPTSTPTPEPTVTPAADTSDPASQGTLTKPDHPDTVEADKRIFIGDSRTEGLRDAVQDDSIWSCLSSMGYDWMVSTGVPQVEDEIGDNTAVIILMGVNDLYHVNSYISYINAKAAEWSAKGAQTYFVSVGPVQNDPYASNAEIESFNASMQANLSGVTYIDIYSHLVTEGFSTLDGTHYPDSVSVDIYNYILDHLEEQRSGIWG, from the coding sequence ATGGGAAGATATAAAATCAGAAAAACAGTTTTGGCAGCAGGTCTTGCCGTGATCTGTATGTTCTCGAATGTCTGTGGTGCAGAAACAGCGGGACCACCCAGACCGGCTGCATTAACCGTGACGCCGTCTCCCACGCCTGGGCTGACAGTAACGCCGACATCGACTCCAACCCCGGAACCAACGGTGACACCTGCGGCAGACACTTCGGATCCGGCATCACAGGGAACGCTGACCAAGCCGGATCATCCCGACACTGTTGAAGCAGATAAACGGATTTTCATCGGTGATTCCAGAACAGAAGGCCTTCGCGATGCAGTGCAGGATGACAGTATCTGGTCCTGCCTTTCTTCTATGGGATATGACTGGATGGTTTCTACAGGTGTTCCCCAGGTAGAGGACGAGATCGGAGATAACACTGCAGTGATCATCCTGATGGGCGTAAATGACCTGTATCATGTAAATTCCTACATCAGCTATATCAATGCCAAGGCTGCAGAATGGTCTGCCAAAGGAGCCCAGACCTATTTTGTATCTGTAGGTCCGGTACAGAACGACCCCTATGCCAGCAACGCGGAAATTGAGAGCTTCAATGCGTCCATGCAGGCGAATTTAAGCGGTGTTACTTATATAGATATCTATTCCCATCTGGTAACAGAGGGATTTTCAACCCTGGATGGAACACACTATCCGGACAGTGTATCTGTGGATATTTATAATTATATTCTGGATCACCTGGAAGAACAGAGAAGCGGAATCTGGGGATGA
- a CDS encoding FAD:protein FMN transferase, with protein MTLYHISIKKIIKRCTFSIFAASLLLSSAAFSGCSLKANTAENSDAGSQEPVSATAIKLNTAVTVTIYDSQDRELLTECMNLCDKYEKIFSRTASDSELYQLNHRELTPVAGTEDTFQISDPLAELIRKGLYYSELSEGAFDIAIEPLTSLWDFTAEDPQVPEDRLIQKALTKCDYHNVSVSDNNEVILKTEDTAIELGAIAKGYIADRLKDYLISQGVKSAIINLGGNVLCIGGKPDDSSFKIGIQKPFADRSETIAVMDIKDKSVVSSGVYERCFEQDGTLYHHLLNPRTGYPYDNGLIAVTIISDESVDGDALSTTCFALGLEDGMKLAESLDNVQAFFVTSDYEIHYTKDFQKKITVTETD; from the coding sequence ATGACATTATATCATATATCTATAAAAAAAATAATAAAACGCTGTACTTTTTCCATATTTGCCGCATCTCTGCTGCTATCTTCGGCTGCTTTTTCCGGATGTTCTCTGAAAGCAAATACTGCTGAAAATTCTGATGCAGGATCACAGGAACCTGTTTCTGCTACTGCGATCAAATTGAATACCGCCGTTACTGTTACCATCTATGATTCCCAGGACCGGGAGCTGCTGACGGAATGTATGAACCTGTGCGATAAGTATGAAAAAATTTTCAGCCGTACTGCAAGTGACAGTGAACTGTATCAGTTAAATCACAGGGAACTTACACCTGTAGCTGGAACTGAGGACACTTTTCAGATATCGGATCCTCTGGCGGAATTGATCAGGAAGGGACTTTATTATTCAGAATTGTCGGAGGGGGCTTTTGACATTGCCATCGAACCGCTGACTTCTCTGTGGGATTTCACTGCCGAAGATCCGCAGGTGCCGGAGGATAGGTTGATCCAGAAGGCGTTGACGAAATGTGATTATCATAATGTTTCTGTCAGTGATAATAACGAAGTTATATTAAAAACGGAAGATACTGCCATTGAGCTTGGCGCGATCGCAAAAGGGTATATTGCAGACCGCCTGAAAGACTATCTGATCTCCCAGGGTGTAAAGAGTGCCATCATTAATCTTGGCGGAAATGTCCTCTGTATTGGTGGGAAACCGGATGATTCTTCTTTTAAGATCGGGATTCAAAAACCTTTTGCGGATCGAAGTGAGACGATCGCAGTTATGGATATTAAAGATAAGTCCGTGGTTTCTTCGGGAGTTTATGAGAGGTGCTTTGAGCAGGATGGAACTTTGTATCACCATCTGCTGAACCCCAGAACGGGATATCCTTATGATAATGGATTGATCGCAGTTACGATCATTTCTGATGAGTCCGTAGATGGAGACGCATTAAGTACTACCTGCTTTGCACTTGGGCTTGAAGATGGAATGAAATTGGCAGAATCTCTGGATAATGTTCAGGCGTTTTTTGTAACTTCTGATTATGAGATTCATTATACGAAAGATTTCCAGAAGAAAATTACGGTTACGGAAACTGATTGA